A genomic segment from Pseudomonas mendocina encodes:
- a CDS encoding BolA family protein, whose amino-acid sequence MSKQDLIAAALAALEPEHLEVLDESHMHSRGLETHYKAVIVSSAFAELNAVKRHQKVYATVGELMGQIHALALHTYTPQEWAAQGVAPASPTCHGGSKHDH is encoded by the coding sequence AGACCTGATTGCCGCTGCCCTCGCCGCGCTGGAACCCGAGCATCTCGAAGTGCTGGATGAGAGCCATATGCACAGCCGTGGCCTGGAAACCCACTACAAGGCGGTGATCGTCAGCTCGGCATTCGCCGAGCTGAATGCGGTCAAGCGACATCAGAAGGTCTATGCCACCGTCGGTGAGCTGATGGGGCAGATCCACGCGCTGGCGCTGCATACCTACACGCCGCAGGAGTGGGCGGCGCAGGGCGTGGCGCCAGCCTCGCCGACCTGCCATGGTGGCAGCAAGCACGACCATTGA
- the trhO gene encoding oxygen-dependent tRNA uridine(34) hydroxylase TrhO, translating into MTDKIVVAALYKFVSLPDYQALREPLLQTLIDNGIKGTLLLAEEGINGTVSGSRTGIDALLAWFRLDARLADIDHKESYCDEQPFYRTKVKLKKEIVTLGVPGVDPNQRVGTYVEPQDWNALISDPEVLLIDTRNDYEVAIGTFEGAIDPKTKSFREFPEYIKAHFDPSKHKKVAMFCTGGIRCEKASSYMLGEGFEEVYHLKGGILKYLEEVPQDQTKWQGDCFVFDNRVTVRHDLSEGDYDQCHACRNPISVEDRQSEFYSPGVSCPHCWDSLPEKTREGARERQKQIELARQRNQPHPIGRDPRQLNEA; encoded by the coding sequence ATGACCGACAAGATCGTCGTCGCGGCGCTGTATAAATTCGTCTCCCTGCCGGATTACCAGGCGCTGCGCGAGCCTTTGCTGCAAACCCTTATCGACAATGGCATCAAGGGCACGCTGTTGCTTGCCGAAGAAGGCATCAACGGCACCGTGTCCGGCAGCCGTACCGGCATCGACGCGCTGCTCGCTTGGTTCCGTCTGGATGCTCGTCTGGCCGATATCGACCACAAGGAATCCTATTGCGATGAACAGCCGTTCTATCGCACCAAGGTCAAGCTGAAAAAGGAAATCGTCACCCTTGGCGTGCCGGGCGTCGACCCCAACCAGCGCGTCGGCACTTATGTCGAGCCGCAGGACTGGAATGCCCTGATCAGCGATCCGGAAGTGCTGCTGATCGATACGCGTAATGACTACGAAGTAGCCATCGGTACCTTCGAGGGTGCCATCGACCCCAAGACCAAGTCTTTCCGCGAGTTCCCGGAGTACATCAAGGCCCACTTCGACCCGAGCAAACACAAGAAGGTGGCGATGTTCTGCACCGGCGGTATCCGCTGCGAGAAGGCCTCCAGCTACATGCTCGGCGAAGGTTTCGAGGAGGTCTATCACCTCAAGGGCGGCATTCTCAAATACCTTGAGGAAGTGCCACAGGATCAGACCAAGTGGCAGGGCGACTGCTTCGTCTTCGACAACCGTGTGACCGTGCGCCACGACCTGTCCGAAGGCGACTACGATCAGTGCCATGCCTGCCGCAATCCGATCTCCGTGGAAGACCGCCAGTCCGAGTTCTACAGCCCCGGCGTCAGCTGCCCGCATTGCTGGGATTCGCTGCCGGAGAAGACTCGCGAAGGTGCCCGTGAACGGCAGAAGCAGATCGAGCTGGCGCGCCAGCGCAACCAGCCGCACCCCATCGGCCGTGACCCCCGCCAACTGAACGAGGCCTGA
- a CDS encoding CTP synthase C-terminal region-related (seleno)protein translates to MYSKCRVKVALVGDYSAAITAHRAIPEALRLAGEALGVAVEYDWLATERILDDATLLAYDGIWCVPGSPYVATEGALRAIRFAREQGVPFLGTCGGFQHALLEYARNQLGWTDVEHAELSPQAPTPLIAPLACALQDVSERVHLVSGSRIAELYGVREISEQYLCRYGLDDAFVEPLMVQALKASGHDEAGAVRAIELEDHPFFIATLFQPERAALEGRLPPLVAGLVGACAVQAVHEAQQEAVA, encoded by the coding sequence ATGTACAGCAAGTGTCGAGTCAAGGTCGCCCTGGTGGGCGACTACAGTGCAGCCATTACTGCGCACCGCGCCATTCCCGAGGCGCTACGCCTGGCTGGTGAAGCGCTGGGGGTGGCGGTCGAATATGACTGGCTGGCCACTGAGCGCATTCTCGATGATGCGACCTTGTTGGCCTATGACGGTATCTGGTGCGTGCCGGGCAGCCCCTATGTCGCCACCGAGGGTGCGCTGCGCGCGATTCGTTTCGCCCGCGAGCAGGGCGTGCCATTTCTCGGCACCTGTGGTGGCTTCCAGCATGCGCTGCTGGAATACGCACGCAATCAGCTGGGTTGGACGGATGTCGAACATGCCGAGCTGTCGCCGCAGGCGCCAACGCCGCTTATCGCGCCGCTGGCCTGTGCCCTGCAGGATGTCAGCGAGCGCGTGCACCTGGTATCCGGCTCGCGTATCGCCGAGCTGTACGGGGTACGCGAGATCAGCGAGCAGTACCTGTGCCGCTATGGCCTCGACGATGCCTTCGTCGAGCCGCTGATGGTGCAGGCGCTGAAGGCCTCCGGGCATGACGAAGCGGGTGCAGTGCGCGCCATCGAGCTTGAGGATCATCCTTTCTTCATTGCCACCCTGTTTCAGCCCGAGCGTGCGGCGCTGGAGGGGCGCCTGCCGCCGCTGGTCGCCGGCCTGGTCGGTGCTTGTGCGGTGCAAGCGGTACATGAAGCGCAGCAGGAGGCAGTGGCTTGA
- a CDS encoding ABC transporter ATP-binding protein: MPDRLSWAEIRRLALRHKKALILANLVAVLATLCSVPIPLLLPLLVDEVLLHDGDAALKVMDNFLPANWETAAGYIGLMLLLTLLLRGSALIFNVLQARLFARLSKDIVYRIRMRLIERLKRISLGEYESLGGGTVSTHLVTDLDTLDKFVGETLSRFLVAVLTLVGTSAILIWMHWQLALLILLFNPLVIYATVLLGKKVKHLKKLENDSTSRFTQALTETLEAIQEVRAGNRQGYFLGRLGGRAREVRDYAVASQWKSDASNRASGLLFQFGIDVFRAAAMLTVLFSDLSIGQMLAVFSYLWFMIGPVEQLLSLQYAFYAAGGALTRINELLARKDEPQYEGRVDPFKGRDTVGIEVRGLTFGYGEEPVLDRLDLSIGPGEKVAIVGASGGGKSTLVQLLLGLYTPQAGSIRFGGSALEEIGLDGVRDNVAVVLQHPALFNDTVRANLTMGRERSDEACWQALRIAQLHDSIAQLPQGLDSVVGRSGVRLSGGQRQRLAIARMVLAEPKVVILDEATSALDAATEYALHQALAQFLEGRTTLIIAHRLSAVKQADRVLVFDGGSVAEDGDHQQLIAEGGLYAKLYGHLQQG; this comes from the coding sequence ATGCCTGATCGGTTGAGCTGGGCAGAAATTCGCCGCCTGGCCCTGCGTCACAAGAAAGCGCTGATTCTGGCCAATCTGGTCGCCGTGCTGGCGACCCTGTGCAGCGTGCCAATCCCGTTGCTATTGCCGTTGCTGGTGGACGAAGTGCTACTGCACGACGGTGATGCGGCGCTCAAGGTGATGGACAACTTCCTGCCAGCCAACTGGGAAACGGCGGCCGGCTATATCGGCCTGATGTTGCTGTTGACCCTGCTGCTGCGCGGCTCGGCGCTGATTTTCAACGTATTGCAGGCGCGCCTGTTCGCCAGGCTGTCGAAGGACATCGTCTACCGCATCCGCATGCGCCTGATCGAGCGGCTCAAGCGCATTTCCCTCGGCGAGTACGAGAGTTTGGGGGGCGGCACGGTGAGCACTCACCTGGTCACCGATCTGGATACCCTGGACAAGTTCGTCGGTGAGACCCTCAGCCGCTTTCTGGTGGCGGTGCTGACCCTGGTCGGCACCTCGGCCATCCTGATCTGGATGCACTGGCAATTGGCGCTGCTGATCCTCCTGTTCAATCCGCTGGTGATCTACGCCACCGTGCTGCTGGGCAAGAAGGTCAAGCACCTGAAGAAGCTGGAGAACGACAGTACCTCGCGTTTCACCCAGGCACTGACCGAGACCTTGGAAGCGATCCAGGAAGTACGTGCCGGCAACCGCCAGGGCTACTTCCTGGGGCGTCTTGGCGGGCGAGCGCGTGAGGTGCGCGATTATGCCGTGGCCTCGCAATGGAAAAGCGACGCGTCGAACCGTGCCAGCGGCCTGCTGTTCCAGTTCGGCATCGATGTGTTCCGCGCCGCGGCGATGCTTACCGTGCTGTTCTCCGACCTGTCCATCGGCCAGATGCTCGCGGTGTTCAGCTACCTGTGGTTCATGATCGGTCCGGTCGAACAGTTGCTTAGCCTGCAGTACGCCTTCTATGCCGCAGGCGGGGCGCTGACGCGGATCAACGAGCTGCTGGCGCGCAAGGATGAGCCGCAGTACGAAGGGCGCGTCGATCCCTTCAAGGGCCGTGACACGGTGGGTATCGAGGTGCGCGGGCTGACCTTCGGCTATGGTGAGGAGCCAGTGCTGGATCGTCTCGACCTGTCCATCGGCCCAGGCGAGAAGGTCGCCATCGTTGGCGCTTCCGGCGGCGGCAAGAGCACCCTGGTGCAACTGCTGCTGGGGCTCTATACACCGCAGGCAGGCAGCATCCGCTTCGGCGGCAGCGCGCTGGAGGAGATCGGGCTGGACGGTGTGCGCGACAACGTCGCGGTGGTGCTGCAGCACCCGGCGCTGTTCAACGACACGGTGCGCGCTAACCTGACCATGGGCCGCGAACGCAGCGACGAGGCCTGCTGGCAGGCGCTGCGCATCGCCCAGCTGCATGACAGCATTGCGCAACTGCCGCAGGGGCTGGACAGTGTGGTCGGGCGTAGCGGCGTGCGTCTGTCCGGCGGGCAGCGCCAGCGCCTGGCCATCGCTCGTATGGTGCTGGCCGAGCCCAAGGTGGTGATCCTCGACGAAGCGACTTCGGCGCTGGATGCGGCCACCGAGTACGCCCTGCACCAGGCGCTGGCGCAGTTCCTCGAAGGGCGCACCACGCTGATCATCGCCCACCGCCTGAGCGCGGTGAAGCAAGCCGACCGCGTGCTGGTATTCGACGGCGGCAGCGTGGCCGAGGATGGCGACCACCAGCAACTGATCGCCGAGGGTGGGCTGTACGCCAAGCTGTATGGGCATTTGCAGCAGGGCTGA
- the hppD gene encoding 4-hydroxyphenylpyruvate dioxygenase, translated as MNAVAKIEQHNPIGTDGFEFVEFTAPNAEGIEQLRQLFTAMGFTETAKHRSKEVWLFQQNDINIVLNGSPTGHVRAFGEKHGPSACAMAFRVKNAAQAAAYVEQQGATLVGSHANFGELNIPCVEGIGGSLLYLVDRYGDKSIYDVDFEYIEGRSSNDNAVGLQCIDHLTHNVRRGQMDVWSGFYERIANFREIRYFDIEGKLTGLFSRAMTAPCGKIRIPINESADDKSQIEEFIREYHGEGIQHIALSTDDIYATVRQLRANGVDFMTTPDTYYEKVDTRVAGHGEPTDVLHELNILIDGAPGDDGILLQIFTNTVIGPIFFEIIQRKGNQGFGEGNFKALFESIEEDQLRRGVIAEE; from the coding sequence ATGAACGCCGTGGCCAAGATCGAGCAGCACAACCCCATCGGAACCGACGGTTTCGAGTTCGTCGAATTCACCGCACCGAATGCTGAAGGCATCGAACAACTGCGTCAGTTGTTCACCGCCATGGGCTTTACCGAGACCGCCAAGCACCGCTCGAAAGAGGTGTGGCTGTTCCAGCAGAACGACATCAACATCGTGCTCAACGGCAGCCCCACCGGGCACGTGCGTGCCTTCGGCGAGAAGCATGGCCCCAGCGCCTGCGCCATGGCCTTCCGGGTCAAGAACGCCGCCCAGGCCGCGGCCTACGTCGAGCAGCAGGGCGCCACGCTGGTGGGCAGCCACGCCAACTTCGGCGAACTGAACATCCCCTGCGTCGAAGGCATCGGCGGCTCCCTGCTGTATCTGGTCGACCGCTACGGCGACAAGAGCATCTACGACGTTGACTTCGAGTACATCGAAGGCCGCAGCTCCAACGACAATGCTGTCGGCCTGCAGTGCATCGACCATTTGACCCACAACGTGCGCCGCGGGCAGATGGACGTCTGGTCCGGTTTCTACGAGCGCATCGCCAACTTCCGCGAGATCCGCTACTTCGACATCGAGGGCAAGCTCACCGGCCTGTTCTCCCGCGCCATGACCGCACCGTGCGGCAAGATCCGCATCCCGATCAACGAGTCGGCCGACGACAAGTCGCAGATCGAGGAATTCATCCGCGAATACCACGGCGAAGGCATCCAGCACATCGCGCTGTCCACCGACGACATCTACGCCACCGTGCGCCAACTTCGCGCCAATGGCGTGGACTTCATGACCACCCCGGACACTTACTACGAGAAGGTCGATACCCGCGTCGCCGGGCATGGCGAGCCGACCGACGTATTGCACGAGCTGAACATCCTGATCGATGGCGCGCCGGGCGATGACGGCATCCTGCTGCAGATTTTCACCAACACGGTGATCGGCCCGATCTTCTTCGAGATCATCCAGCGCAAGGGCAATCAGGGTTTTGGCGAGGGCAACTTCAAGGCCCTGTTCGAGTCGATCGAGGAAGACCAACTGCGTCGCGGTGTGATCGCCGAGGAGTGA
- a CDS encoding DsbA family protein, which translates to MASRLLYVMDPMCSWCWGFAPVVEALAEQAAGAGVPLQIVVGGLRRDQVAIDAAARVRYLGYWQAVNASTGQLFDFDRGLPEGLVYDTEPACRALVTARNLDAPSAWTLLKLIQRAFYTEGVDVTQASVLVQLAERAGIPRIEFAEAFDSQAMHEATAADFTWVQDLGIAGFPTLLAERDGQLALLTNGYQPLEALSPLLGRWLERAANA; encoded by the coding sequence ATGGCGAGCCGCCTGCTCTACGTGATGGACCCGATGTGCTCCTGGTGCTGGGGCTTTGCCCCTGTGGTCGAAGCACTGGCCGAGCAGGCGGCGGGAGCCGGCGTGCCGCTGCAGATCGTGGTGGGCGGCCTGCGTCGCGATCAAGTGGCGATCGACGCCGCCGCGCGCGTGCGTTATCTGGGTTATTGGCAGGCGGTGAACGCCAGTACCGGGCAATTATTCGATTTCGACCGCGGTCTGCCCGAGGGGCTGGTGTACGACACCGAGCCAGCGTGTCGTGCACTGGTCACTGCGCGCAATCTCGACGCGCCCAGTGCCTGGACCTTGCTCAAGCTTATCCAGCGCGCCTTCTACACCGAGGGCGTCGATGTCACCCAGGCCAGCGTGCTGGTGCAACTGGCCGAGCGGGCCGGTATTCCGCGTATCGAGTTCGCCGAGGCCTTCGACAGCCAGGCGATGCATGAGGCCACCGCCGCAGACTTCACCTGGGTGCAGGATCTGGGTATCGCCGGCTTCCCGACGCTGCTGGCCGAGCGCGATGGTCAACTGGCGCTGCTGACCAACGGCTACCAGCCACTCGAGGCCTTGTCTCCGCTGCTGGGCCGCTGGCTGGAGCGCGCTGCCAATGCCTGA
- a CDS encoding antibiotic biosynthesis monooxygenase family protein has translation MIAATPEPPYYVVMFTSVRTEVDAGYAEAAQRMLELAVQQPGFLGVESARSDGLGITLSYWQSEEAIRAWREHAEHSAVREQGRADWYAAFVTRVAKVERAYTFSRSE, from the coding sequence TTGATCGCCGCCACGCCAGAGCCACCCTATTACGTGGTGATGTTCACCTCAGTGCGTACCGAGGTGGACGCCGGTTATGCCGAGGCGGCGCAGCGCATGCTGGAACTGGCCGTACAACAACCCGGTTTTCTCGGCGTGGAGTCGGCGCGCAGCGATGGCCTGGGCATCACGCTGTCCTATTGGCAGAGCGAGGAGGCGATTCGCGCCTGGCGTGAGCACGCGGAGCACAGCGCCGTGCGTGAGCAGGGGCGAGCTGATTGGTACGCCGCATTTGTCACACGGGTGGCCAAGGTCGAGCGCGCCTACACCTTCTCGCGCTCTGAGTGA
- a CDS encoding LysR family transcriptional regulator has protein sequence MQYQIDHTDLSLVLALVRGRSLARAAELLQVDVSTVFRAVRRLEAALGVALFEKSRRGYEPSETAQALAEQAERAEQALDAARVALEQGKQVVSGTVRLTCTDAVLSSLLLPALARFMPNYPALSLELVTSNDFANLSRRDADLALRLTNQPPEHLIGRRLAKVSYVVCARDDGQDRSDLARQSWIAPDESMPDHATVLWRLHDLPGVMPSYRCSSMYAVAQLTRAGLGVAALPDFILRNQQDLRALSAPLPGCDTELWLLTRPDCRALRSVQTLFEELSEALISSD, from the coding sequence GTGCAATATCAGATCGATCACACCGACCTTTCCCTGGTACTCGCCCTGGTGCGTGGCCGCTCCCTGGCACGAGCGGCCGAGCTGCTCCAGGTGGACGTTTCCACGGTATTTCGCGCCGTACGCCGCCTCGAGGCCGCCCTGGGCGTGGCACTGTTCGAGAAAAGCCGGCGCGGCTACGAGCCCAGTGAAACGGCCCAGGCTCTGGCCGAACAGGCCGAACGCGCCGAACAGGCGCTGGATGCCGCACGCGTGGCGCTGGAGCAGGGCAAGCAGGTGGTCAGCGGCACGGTACGCCTGACCTGTACCGACGCAGTGCTGAGCAGCCTGCTGCTGCCGGCGCTGGCGCGCTTCATGCCCAACTATCCGGCACTGTCGCTGGAACTGGTGACCTCCAACGACTTCGCCAACCTCAGCCGCCGCGACGCCGACCTGGCCCTGCGCCTGACCAACCAGCCGCCGGAGCATCTGATCGGCCGCCGTCTGGCCAAGGTGTCCTACGTGGTCTGCGCACGCGACGACGGGCAGGATCGCAGCGACCTGGCGCGGCAGAGTTGGATCGCCCCGGATGAGTCGATGCCGGATCACGCCACGGTGCTCTGGCGTCTACATGATCTGCCAGGGGTCATGCCCAGCTACCGCTGCAGCAGCATGTACGCCGTGGCGCAACTGACCCGCGCCGGGCTCGGCGTGGCCGCCCTGCCCGACTTCATCCTGCGCAATCAGCAGGATCTGCGCGCACTCAGCGCCCCGCTGCCAGGCTGCGACACCGAGCTGTGGCTGCTGACCCGCCCCGACTGCCGCGCCCTGCGTTCGGTGCAGACCTTGTTCGAGGAGTTGAGCGAAGCCTTGATAAGCAGCGATTGA